Proteins from a genomic interval of Oleidesulfovibrio alaskensis DSM 16109:
- a CDS encoding bifunctional ADP-heptose synthase: MTYSFDTERLCAAIPALTGKRVLIVGDVMVDEYLIGDAERISPEAPVPVVGVEREQLLIGGAGNVAKNIQSLGGKPELISLCGTGSNAATLRHVLQNENLQANLIDIEGRRTTIKTRVLARQQQMVRIDREDTSPLTGTGLDRVLEAIKDRLPHHDVIILSDYGKGLVTDVFMSRLNTLLDTYAARHGVRHNVFVDPKTRNFRLYKDVFILTPNAKETSEGAGMPAGSREEILAAGKRIFELLNCSKLLTTLGASGMALFNGQDEVWHIPTTGQAVFDVTGAGDTVIATLALAQAAGISLLDSCMLANFAAGVVVGQVGAASVSPPELEEAVRRHQAPAISRWL, encoded by the coding sequence ATGACCTATTCTTTTGATACTGAACGCCTGTGCGCCGCCATACCGGCTCTGACCGGCAAAAGAGTGCTTATCGTCGGCGACGTGATGGTGGACGAGTACCTGATCGGCGATGCAGAGCGTATATCACCCGAAGCTCCCGTGCCTGTGGTGGGTGTTGAGCGCGAGCAACTGCTTATCGGCGGAGCCGGCAACGTGGCCAAAAATATCCAGTCACTGGGCGGAAAGCCGGAACTGATAAGCCTGTGCGGTACGGGCAGCAACGCAGCAACGCTGCGCCATGTACTGCAAAACGAAAACCTGCAGGCAAATCTGATTGATATAGAAGGCAGAAGAACGACCATTAAAACAAGAGTGCTGGCCAGACAGCAGCAGATGGTACGCATAGACCGCGAAGACACCTCTCCGCTGACCGGCACCGGACTGGACAGAGTGCTTGAAGCCATAAAAGACAGACTCCCGCACCATGATGTAATCATTCTTTCCGACTACGGAAAAGGACTGGTTACAGACGTCTTCATGTCTCGGCTGAATACGCTTCTGGATACATATGCCGCCCGGCACGGCGTACGCCACAATGTTTTTGTCGACCCCAAAACACGGAACTTCCGGCTGTATAAAGATGTCTTCATCCTGACACCGAACGCCAAGGAAACAAGCGAAGGCGCAGGTATGCCAGCCGGTTCGCGTGAAGAAATTCTTGCCGCAGGCAAACGTATCTTCGAACTGCTCAACTGCAGCAAACTGCTGACCACACTGGGGGCCTCCGGCATGGCGCTCTTTAACGGTCAGGATGAAGTGTGGCACATACCCACCACTGGGCAGGCCGTATTTGACGTAACAGGCGCAGGCGACACTGTCATAGCAACGCTGGCTCTGGCACAGGCTGCCGGCATATCTCTGCTGGACAGCTGCATGCTGGCAAACTTTGCCGCAGGTGTTGTTGTGGGACAGGTCGGGGCTGCATCCGTATCGCCTCCTGAACTTGAAGAAGCCGTCCGCAGGCATCAGGCACCCGCTATCAGCCGCTGGCTGTAA
- a CDS encoding ParB/RepB/Spo0J family partition protein produces the protein MAAVQRGLGRGLDALFKGYQEEAPAADTKHENPGTVSIKALMPNPDQPRKHFSEEALQELTDSIRSQGVLQPLLVRPAKNAEGMYEIIAGERRWRACQKARVTDVPVIIKNLTDEETLAVALIENLQREDLNPMEEAHGMAQLKEQFGMNQETLAARLGKSRSAVANTLRLLQLPEAAQQDLTKGALTAGHARTLLSVSDETARAALHRRIIDEGLTVRAAEEQAAYFKEHGELPAENSAGPAKKASALPRTMPSPTMSSLREKLKATMPVKASITGSEEKGKVTLSFSSQEELARVLSLLGIEL, from the coding sequence ATGGCAGCTGTGCAAAGAGGATTAGGTCGCGGACTGGATGCCCTGTTTAAAGGTTATCAGGAAGAAGCGCCCGCGGCAGATACCAAACATGAAAATCCGGGCACAGTATCCATAAAGGCGCTGATGCCTAATCCTGATCAACCGCGCAAACATTTCAGCGAAGAAGCTCTGCAGGAGCTGACAGACTCCATCCGTTCACAGGGTGTATTACAGCCGCTTCTGGTGCGGCCCGCCAAAAACGCGGAAGGCATGTACGAAATAATCGCCGGAGAGCGTCGCTGGCGGGCATGCCAGAAAGCAAGGGTGACAGACGTACCCGTCATCATCAAAAACCTGACGGATGAAGAGACCCTTGCCGTAGCTCTGATAGAAAACCTGCAGCGCGAAGACCTGAACCCTATGGAAGAAGCTCACGGCATGGCACAGCTGAAAGAGCAGTTCGGCATGAATCAGGAAACGCTGGCCGCCAGACTGGGTAAAAGCCGATCTGCCGTAGCCAATACACTGCGCCTTTTGCAGCTGCCCGAAGCAGCACAGCAGGACCTGACAAAAGGAGCGCTGACAGCCGGACATGCCCGCACATTGTTATCCGTTTCGGACGAGACCGCGCGCGCAGCATTGCACAGACGCATAATCGACGAAGGGCTGACCGTACGGGCAGCAGAAGAGCAGGCCGCATACTTTAAAGAGCACGGCGAACTGCCCGCAGAAAACAGCGCTGGCCCGGCAAAAAAGGCTTCCGCACTTCCCAGAACCATGCCCAGCCCGACTATGAGCAGCCTGCGCGAAAAACTTAAAGCAACCATGCCGGTAAAGGCCAGTATCACCGGTTCGGAAGAAAAAGGAAAAGTAACGTTGTCTTTTTCTTCTCAGGAAGAGCTGGCAAGGGTTCTTTCACTGCTGGGCATTGAACTGTAG
- a CDS encoding ParA family protein, with protein MARIIAIANQKGGVGKTTTAINLAASLAVMEKRVLLVDCDPQANGTSGLGIDPDQLGESLYTVFFRPEEALEAVHPTNLEYLSVLPTTTDLVAVELELVDKMGREYYLTDVLKNLESRYDYIILDCPPSLGLITLNALCAARELLIPLQCEFFALEGIVKLLQTFEQVKKRLNPGLTLMGVVLTMYDLRNRLSRQVKNEVRKCFPDHLFETVVPRNVRLSEAPSYGKSIIHYDVKSKGAEAYLALSKEVVLRRPQQKNG; from the coding sequence GTGGCAAGAATCATCGCTATCGCTAACCAGAAGGGTGGAGTAGGCAAGACCACGACTGCCATTAACCTTGCGGCCTCGCTGGCAGTGATGGAAAAACGCGTGTTGCTGGTAGACTGCGACCCGCAAGCTAACGGCACAAGCGGACTGGGCATTGATCCGGACCAACTGGGCGAAAGCCTGTACACGGTTTTTTTCCGGCCGGAAGAAGCGCTGGAAGCCGTTCACCCCACCAATCTGGAATATTTGTCCGTACTGCCTACCACCACCGATCTGGTGGCCGTGGAGCTGGAACTGGTGGATAAAATGGGTAGAGAATATTATCTGACAGATGTCCTGAAAAATCTGGAAAGCAGATACGATTATATAATTCTGGACTGCCCGCCATCGCTGGGGCTTATCACGCTGAATGCGTTGTGTGCCGCACGCGAATTGCTCATTCCGCTTCAATGCGAGTTTTTTGCACTGGAAGGCATTGTCAAACTGCTGCAGACCTTCGAACAGGTAAAGAAACGGCTTAACCCGGGGCTGACGCTGATGGGCGTTGTGCTTACCATGTACGACCTGCGAAACAGACTTTCTCGTCAGGTAAAAAATGAAGTACGCAAATGTTTTCCGGACCATTTGTTTGAAACAGTGGTACCCAGAAATGTGCGCCTTTCCGAAGCCCCGAGCTACGGAAAATCAATCATTCATTATGACGTGAAATCAAAAGGCGCTGAGGCCTATCTGGCACTGTCCAAAGAAGTTGTGCTCAGAAGGCCCCAGCAGAAAAACGGGTAG
- a CDS encoding NAD-dependent epimerase, with amino-acid sequence MHILVTGAAGFIGFHLSRRFLAEGHTVVGLDCLNDYYDVQLKKDRLALLQQEKGFTFTPTDLADDTAMDALFAREQFTHVVNLAAQAGVRYSIENPRSYIQSNLVGFGNIIEGCRHNGVKHLVYASSSSVYGLNTNMPFSVHDNVDHPISLYAASKKANELMAHTYSHLYRLPTTGLRFFTVYGPWGRPDMALFLFTKAILEGKPINVFNEGHMRRDFTYIDDIIEGVVRVTMRTPEPNPQWDGTAPDPSSSPAPYRIYNIGNNNTVELGEFIATLEECLGKKAIKNMMPMQPGDVEATYANVDDLIADTGFKPGTPLKEGIANFVSWYREYYKK; translated from the coding sequence GTTTCACCTTTCCAGACGTTTTCTTGCCGAAGGGCATACTGTTGTAGGCCTTGACTGCCTGAATGATTACTACGACGTACAGCTGAAAAAAGACCGCCTTGCCCTTTTGCAGCAGGAGAAGGGCTTTACTTTTACGCCCACAGATCTTGCCGACGACACGGCCATGGATGCGCTTTTTGCCAGAGAACAGTTCACGCATGTAGTCAATCTGGCTGCTCAGGCCGGAGTCCGCTACAGTATCGAAAACCCGCGTTCATATATCCAGTCCAACCTTGTGGGCTTCGGCAACATAATTGAAGGTTGCCGCCACAATGGGGTGAAGCATCTTGTGTATGCCTCGTCCAGCTCTGTTTACGGTCTGAACACCAATATGCCTTTCAGCGTACACGACAACGTGGACCATCCCATCAGCTTGTACGCCGCCAGCAAAAAAGCCAATGAACTGATGGCTCACACCTACAGCCATCTTTACAGACTGCCTACCACAGGGCTTCGGTTCTTTACCGTATACGGCCCGTGGGGCAGACCGGACATGGCTCTTTTTCTGTTCACCAAAGCCATTCTGGAAGGCAAGCCCATCAATGTGTTCAACGAGGGGCACATGCGCCGCGACTTCACGTATATTGATGACATCATCGAAGGAGTGGTGCGCGTAACCATGCGCACTCCCGAGCCCAACCCCCAATGGGACGGAACAGCTCCTGACCCTTCTTCCAGCCCTGCGCCGTACCGCATCTACAACATTGGCAACAACAACACGGTAGAGCTTGGCGAGTTCATCGCGACTCTGGAAGAATGCCTGGGCAAAAAGGCCATTAAAAATATGATGCCCATGCAGCCCGGCGATGTGGAAGCAACATATGCCAATGTGGACGACCTGATTGCCGACACCGGCTTCAAGCCCGGAACTCCGCTCAAAGAAGGGATAGCAAACTTTGTGAGCTGGTATCGGGAGTACTACAAAAAATAG